A window from Nasonia vitripennis strain AsymCx chromosome 5 unlocalized genomic scaffold, Nvit_psr_1.1 chr5_random0002, whole genome shotgun sequence encodes these proteins:
- the LOC116417795 gene encoding uncharacterized protein LOC116417795: MANDENEEGTFPPDDVEPYAYIHISPAKTGDKFRREIVPISILKEFDYVEYQFNPKNFKDKVFKAKIYPEQKRVACFVLYVADSYNLVREYLDKNQNKRFAVPRAKYPLNDTGDTTIQDACESSDKHRKRGLNEPGGSFKVTSDIENDEMIEMDKQIVQQSKKTRKEAKKRVKAAGKKNSQNILNKDLATALRNDSVLNIEENDNGLNPLLSSTLNDYHNQSSTTEQENESLAPRNAYVMQIEYYKKKCAEKEKENEQLKLAMNANEETTKTVKGTGIASTQQEKDAAGLLHNTFELNQKDIDNIDGDKELTHIKKGVYINSLAYKDAFKTDNCPSFFTIMNRGIDGENDLLTRCVKKIAGSEEHPLSSIKKEVVEDEFYKFLNININININININPRMIMKAMAQEVKFKLQFLITVKRLKRGQVSLEKSKESLGMMLEKAKLSLNQQHIQKEDKASQTIEESNAVTTRTLNKRKAISPSQVEERHESYAKKTRKNKEVASVEVQSQVSPEEKADPPWLEVITMKKKKKKKRKKEIRESIGAKNKNADSNLTVIGNCVNKIRQTVAEDLLLELQRTKEVKTQELQEAVKAALAKEATIKRLQHKLVFEIKDLEMLTSEQDILEALSREFPGKKEIVEETSVKTLRETRGDTQTAVVQLTAHMAQKSK; this comes from the exons ATGGCTAATGACGAGAACGAGGAGGGAACTTTTCCTCCTGATGATGTCGAACCATAtgcatatatacacatatcCCCTGCAAAAACAGGAGACAAGTTCAGAAGAGAGATAGTGCCTATCTCAATACTCAAAGAATTCGATTATGTCGAGTACCAATTCAACCCCAAAAATTTCAAGGACAAAGTTTTCAAGGCAAAAATTTATCCAGAACAAAAGAGAGTGGCTTGTTTTGTGTTATATGTAGCag ATAGTTACAATTTGGTAAGGGAGTACCTTGACAAGAACCAAAACAAAAGGTTTGCAGTACCAAGAGCAAAATATCCACTTAATGATACTGGTGATACTACAATACAAGATGCATGCGAATCAAGTGATAAACACAGAAAACGTGGTCTCAACGAACCAGGTGGCTCTTTTAAAGTAACATCAGATATTGAGAACGATGAAATGATCGAGATGGATAAACAAATTGTAcagcaaagtaaaaaaacTAGAAag gAGGCTAAAAAAAGAGTAAAAGCAGCCGGCAAAAAGAATTCCCAGAATATTCTGAACAAGGACTTAGCAACTGCTTTACGGAATGATTCAGTCTTGAATATTGAAGAAAACGATAATGGATTAAACCCTCTTCTATCATCTACTCTAAATGATTATCATAATCAATCATCAACGACAGAACAG gagAATGAATCTCTTGCGCCAAGAAATGCATACGTAATGCAAATCGAGTATTACAAGAAGAAATGtgcggaaaaagaaaaagagaacgAACAATTAAAACTTGCTATGAATGCAAATGAAGAAACTACGAAGACAGTTAAGGGTACGGGCATTGCTTCTACACAGCAAG aaaaagatGCAGCAGGACTTCTTCATAACACATTTGAACTGAACCAAAAGGATATTGACAACATAGATGGTGACAAAGAGTTAACACACATTAAGAAGGGGGTTTATATCAATTCATTAGCATACAAAGATGCTTTCAAAACCGATAATTGTCCGTCATTTTTTACGATTATGAATCGAGGTATTGATGGCGAAAATGATTTGTTAACCCGGTGTGTGAAAAAGATTGCTGGCTCAGAAGAGCACCCTCTTTcttcaattaaaaaagaagTCGTGGAGGACGAATTCTATAAATTtctgaatataaatataaatataaatataaatataaatataaatccaagAATGATAATGAAAGCAATGGCACAGGAAGTTAAATTTAAACTTCAGTTTCTTATTAct GTTAAGCGGCTTAAAAGAGGACAAGTGTCGTTGGAAAAGAGCAAGGAGAGCCTTGGAATGATGCTAGAAAAAGCGAAACTGTCACTGAACCAGCAGCATATTCAAAAGGAGGACAAGGCATCACAGACGATAGAAGAATCAAACGCGGTGACGACAAGAACACTAAATAAGCGTAAGGCAATATCACCAAGCCAGGTAGAAGAGCGACACGAAAGCTACGCtaaaaaaacgagaaaaaataagGAAGTTGCCTCTGTGGAAGTCCAATCACAGGTGTCCCCGGAAGAAAAGGCAGACCCACCCTGGCTGGAGGTTATTACcatgaagaagaaaaaaaaaaagaagagaaaaaaggaaataCGCGAAAGCATTGGTGCCAAGAACAAAAATG ctgaCTCTAATCTGACGGTGATTGGTAACTGCGTAAATAAGATACGCCAAACGGTGGCAGAAGATCTTCTTTTGGAGCTACAACGCACCAAAGAAGTGAAAACGCAGGAACTTCAAGAAGCGGTTAAAGCAGCGCTGGCAAAAGAAGCCACAATCAAGAGGCTTCAGCATAAATTggtctttgaaataaaagacCTGGAAATGCTTACCTCTGAGCAGGATATTCTAGAAGCACTAAGTAGAGAGTTTCCAGGAAAGAAGGAAATAGTAGAGGAGACGTCCGTAAAGACTCTTCGGGAAACTCGTGGAGATACGCAGACTGCCGTCGTACAGCTGACTGCCCATATGGCACAAAAGTCGAAGTAG